The sequence ttaccttgccttgattcccatcaccgaaaataattgaatcctgggaatccttatttttgacgtaggaagtgaacatcttcttctcccctgtcatatggtttgtgcatccgctgtcgataatccagcttgaacccccggatgcataaacctgcaaggcaaatttaggcttgggttttaggtacccaactcatgttgggtcctacaaggttagcacaaatatctttagggacccaaatgcaagttttgtctcccttgcattttgcccctaatttcctagcaactattttcctatcctttctacaaatagcaaaggaagcatttaaagcacaataaattgtagaaggttcattcactactttcctaggagcatgaataatatttgcaacatttcttttaggaacaacatttctcctagtaacatttctatcatacacataagaagaactaggagcaaacatggcatgagaatcatatgaatcaaaagcatcataacttctatttacatttctagtttgtcttctatcatgatacaaaaaggcatggttccttttagcactagtaaccataggggccttccctttctccttggcgggaatgggagccttatggcttgttaagttcttggcttccctcttgaagccaagtccatccttaattgaggggtgtctaccaaccgtgtaggcatccctagcaaattttagtttttcaaaatcacttttgctagtcttaagttgagcattaagactagccacttcatcatttagttttgaaattgaaactacgtgttcactacaagcattaatatcaacatccttacacctagtgcaaatttcaacatgttcaacacaagagttggatttatgtgcttctactagtttagcatttaagtcatcattaatgctctttaatttagaaattgaatcatggcatgttgacacttcacaagcaagcatttcattcctcttaatttctaatgcaagggatttttgagcctctacaaacttatcatgttcttcatacaacaaatcctcttgcttttctaaaagtatattcttttcattcaaggcatcaattaattcattaattttgtctatcttagatctatctaagcccttgaacaaacatgaataatctacttcatcctcatcactagattcgttctcacttgaagaagcataggtagagttgcgagtacataccttcttctctcttgccataaggcatgtgtgacgctcgttggggaagagggctgatttgttgaaggcggtggcggcaagtccttcattgtcggaatcggaagaagagcaatccgagtcccactccttgcctagatgcgcctcgccctttgccttcttgtaatgcttcttcttttccctcttgtttccctgttcctggtcactgtcgttatcggggcagttagcgataaaatgaccaatcttaccgcacttgaagcatgagcgcttcccctttgtcttgttcttgcttggctgccccttgtgacccttcagcaccgtcttgaatcttttgatgataagagccatctcttcatcattgagcccggccgcctcaacttgcgccaccttgctaggtagcgactccttgctccttgttgcctttagagcaatgggttgagactcgtggagtggaccgttcaacgcgtcgtcgacgtatcttgcctccttgatcatcatccgcccgctcacgaattttccaagtacttcttcgggcgtcatcatcgtgtacctgggattctcacgaatattgtttacgagatgaggatcaagaacggtaaatgacctgagcattaggcggacgacgtcgtgatccgtccagcgcgtgcttccgtagctccttatcttgttgataagggtcttgagccggttgtaagtttgagttggctcttctccccttatcatggtgaatcgtccaagctcgccctccaccaactccatcttggtgagcatggtgatgtcgttcccctcgtgagagatcttgagggtgtcccatatctgcttggcattatccaagccgctcaccttattgtactcttccctgcacaaagatgctaagagaacagtagtagcttgtgcatttttatgaatttgttcattgataaacatagggctatccgagctatcaaatttcattccattctctacaatctcccatatgcttggatggagagagaataaatgactacgcattttgtgactccaaaatccgtagtcctccccatcaaagtgtggaggtttaccaagaggaatggaaagcaaatgcgaattcgaactatgtggaatacgagaataatcaaatgaaaagttcgaattgaccgtcttcctgtagtcgttgtcgtcgtccttttgggaagaagaggactcatcgctgtcgtagtagacgatctccttgatgcgcctcgtcttcttcttcttcccttcctttcgtctatgacccgagccggagtcggtaggcttgtcatctttgggctcgttgacgaaggactccttctccttgtcgttgatcacgattcccttccccttaggatccatctcttcgggcggttagtccctttcttgaagagaacggctccgataccaattgagagcacctagaggggggggtgaataggtgatcctgtaaaaacttaaacttatagccacaaaacttgattaggtgttagcacagtttatgccaagtggctagagaggagtcaaaacacaataaccacaagaatccaatcacagagatgacacagtggttatcccgtggttcagccaagtacaaaacttgcctactccacgttgtggcgtcccaacggacgagagttgcactcaactcctctcaagtgatccaatgatcaacttgaataccacggtgttcttgcttttcttttctcaatcccgtttgcgaggaatctccacaacttggagcctctcgcccttacaaaagatgttcacagagaatcacagagcaagggagggattagcaactcacacacgacacaaagatcacagcgaatacgcacacacaagacccagacttgagctcaaaagactagcacactagaacggagctcaaatcactagaatgtcgaacaagtgcgcgagattgatgtgtgagtgatcaagagtgctcaaggaatgcttggttgtcctcctccatgcgcctaggggccccttttatagccccaaggcagctaggagccgttgagaacaattctggaaggccatctttgccttctgtcgtcgggcgcaccggacagtccggtgcacaccggacactgtccggtgcccgatttctttccttaacaggcgcagccgaccgttgccgaccactgcagatctggcgcaccggacagtccggtgcacaccggacagtccggtgcttccttctgaccgttggctcggccacgtgtcgcgcggcgatcgtgcggccgaccgttggcccggccgaccgttggctcaccggacagtccggtgcacaccggacagtccggtgaattttagccgaagtcgccggagaaaaacccgagagctgtccggtgcaccggacactgtccggtgcccgatctccttcctaaaacagcgcagtcgaccgttgccgaccgttgcagatctggctcaccggacagtccggtgcacaccggacagtccggtgcctacttccgaccgttggccagaccacgtgtcgcgcgcagattctgcggccgaccgttggctcggccgaccgttggctcaccggacagtccggtgcacaccggacagtccggtgaattttagccgtacgccgtcggcaaattcccgagagcagcgtcttcaggtcgaggcagcctggcgcaccggacactgtccggtgcaccaccagacactgtccggtgcaccaccggacagtccggtgccccagactgaaacagcctcttggctgtacacagccaactctcttcttttcttcttcttcatgtttctaatacttagacaagtatattagtacacaaaaccaatgtactaagacttagaaacatacctttgctctagatttgcactttgttcatccatgggcattgattcacgtttaagcacttgtgttgacactcaatcaccaaaatacttagaaatggcccaagggcacatttccctttcaaacacaatgatttgttttaccgaggtttggttctaaagaacctagtccccgttgaggtggtcacaaagacggggtctctttcaaccctttccctctctcaaacgatcacttagaccgagtgagcttcctcctTAATCTCATAGGTCGCTTAGACCCcgcgaggaccaccacacacttggtgtctcttgccttgcttacaggtCACTTTGAAACAAGaaagaggaaggaagaaagccaaccaagcaacaagagcaacaaagaaacacaagaacgatcctctcacaagtcctaaaacactagaattgaattggggactttgattggatcggaggctttgatttgtgtcttagagtgtttcactttgctcttgtattgaatggagagtgttgaatgcttggatggttggagtggtggtggttgaggggtatttatagccctcacccaccaaaacaaccgttggggcaggctactgttcggtgtgccagccacgtcacccaaccattagggttctgacgcagtcgaccgttggagcgctgacttttggtgacaccggacagtctggtgctgcaccggacaggcactgtttactgtccggtgcgcctctgacctctGTTTTGACTTCTGCCGCGAACTATAGCGCTGTCAGGGgtactgtgcagtcgaccgttgcgccgaagagccgttgctccgctgtcacaccggacagtccggtggcacactggacagtccggtggattATAGCGGAGCGGTGCTGGAAAaaaccgagagcgacgagtttggacttgtacggtcctggtgcaccggacactgtccggtggcacatcggacagttcggtgcgccagaccagagcactcTCAAGGttcttgctcctttgaatttgaaccctatctttcatcttctattggtttgtgttgaacctttatgtacctgtagaacatataatctagagcaaactagttagtccaattatttgtgttgggcaattcaaccaccaaaatatttataggaaaaggtttgacccaatttccctttcaatctccccctttttggtgattgatgccaacacaaaccaaagcaaatatgtaagtgcagaatcgaactagtttgcataatgtaagtgcataggttacttagaattaagccaatttataatttcactagatatgcatggttgctttcttttatttaatattttggtccacgtttgcaccacttgttttgtttttgcaaattcttttgaaattctttttaaagtttttttgcaaatagtcaaaggcatatAAGTAAGGttgtaagaagcattttcaagattttgaaattttctcccctgtttcaaatacttttcctttgactaaacaaaactcccctgaatgaaattctcctcttagtgttcaagagggttttaccaattttttGTAAATATCAATTTAACACGATCAAATACATTTAGATACCAGTTCGAAAAattcttgaaaattttgaaattggtggtggtgcggtccttttgctttgggcttaatattttctccccctttggcattaatcgccaaaaacggagactttgagagccctttttatattttctcccccattgataaaataaatatgagtgaaagattataccaatcggaGAGTGTGGTGGAGTAacgacgaagggtaaatgataccgatagagtggagtggaagccttgtcttcgtcgagtactccatttcccttttaatctacgacttagcattaaaaagacacttggaaacacattagtcatagcaaacgaaagagatatgatcaaaggtatttaaatgagcaatgtgtgtaatgtttcaaccaccaaaatatttataggaaaaggtttgaccctatttccctttcacatggcCACTGCCCTCGCATGAGCTCCATCCAAAGGACTGGATTTCCATTAGAGAACACATGGAGAACTACTAGGGCGTCGACTATGATATTGATAACCTGCCTAGCTTCTCTGACTAAGTTGTAGTGTTTGTTGTAAGGTTATAAACAAATGTATCTCCATGAACTCGTAGTGTAGCATGTTCTTGTGTGATGCGTGCATGCTTTACTATCATGTATGTTATTGATATGTTCCATTGGTGAGTGTTTATGATGTCTATGAAACTATTGGTTGCTACTCATGTGAGTTTCCATGAGGTCTGTGAAATACTTATGGATGTtcctttagtgaaaattttgttgGTTGTTGCTTCTACAAGTGTCCATGAGGTTTGTTCCTTCATGGTGCCAATATTGTTGGTTACTGCCTAAATAGTCCATTCCATCTCCCATTCAAAGTTGTGGAGTCAATACTCAAATATGGTCGACACCCATTCAAGAATCCAACAATGCTTGGTATGAAACAACAAAAAAATCTATGAAAATATATGTCACATTTTTCCCTATAGACATATCTCTACAACACTGGCAGGCATTCTGAGCTCAGCCTCCGCCTTAAAGTTAAACAAATAACAAAAACTTTCTTCCCAAGTACCAAAAATGTGTTCATCAGCCTTTTTACCTTCCATCCCATATTGTGGAATATCATATGGTCAAATTGTATTTGTCATATAAGTATACAACTCTTCTTTCAACTTCATGGCACCCTTATTTAGATTTTTAACATTGGGATTGCCTTCTCTGCAACCCAATGGTAAGAAGCCATCTTTGTCCATACTCTACCAGTTGATGCACACATATGTCCTTCTTTATTTGCTATAGGCTTCACACAAAGTAAAGATCGATATGATACAAAACATACAAAATGTTGAACTATACTTTACTTATATATATCAAAATAAAGCAATGTACATGACAAGTAAACAAAATAGTACCCTACCGTGTTTTGCATCCTACATCAACCTTGCCACGATTCTTCATGTACACCCTCTAAACATGTCTCAGTATGATTGCTCTGTTCCTAACTAAAATTGAACCTTGATAACATAATGCTTTAAAGCATACCTGAACTCATTCATGCTAAATTATATGTTTCCCACTATCATTGGAGTAGTGGCGGATCCAATGTTGAATTAGGGGGGGTAATGTCCAAATGACCAATGGTGAAGGCAACACAAGTTGATAGGAGGGCTTTATTTCTCTCTCTTCTTCTTACTCATTCCTTCTCCTCTACCTTCTACCTATTTCTCTAATGCAGTGGGGCTTATTTCTCTCTCTTCCTCCTCTATACTCCATCTCTATATCTATTGGAGTTTCATGGACAGAGGGGGACTAGATCCCCCTAGCCCCTTCAGACCTGCCACTACATTGGAGGGTCTTCCTTATCATAAAAGACTGAATTCTCACCGGGAAGCAAATGGTGAACAACTAACTCCCCATGGACCCCATCAGTCATGTTCACATCCACAACAGTAGattccttttcctttttgttTCATGTGCATCCCTAGCTTGTTCAACCATCTCATGTTCTTTTCTAAGTCCAAGAAATTCATACTTAGATTCCTCATTCATAACATGTAGTGTGGCACCTATTTGGTCATCAGCAAATGGAATTATCTCAATGCTACTCTAGCCAAAGACATGTGGAACAGGTGTCTCATTATTTTTACATGCTTGTGCACTGTTACTAGCTATGACTGCGTTCTTAACTACAACTTTGGTGACAACAGAGCTAGAATCTAATTATCTCCTTTTGTCCTCAACATCGACCAACAAATGCATCTTATTCTCACTATTTAGGTCACAAAATGCAAGGAACAAATTAAAATAGTCTACCAACTTCTCTTCCTCTATCATGcccagttatatatatatatatatgattgcTTCTTGTCAACTTCTCGAATTCACCATTTCAGCAAGGTTCTTCTGTAGATCTGACATCTTATACAAGTGACAATCTACAACCCATCCACTATATTTGCATGGCACACCAGCAAAGCTACCATAATCCAACTTAGTAGTAAGCTGACTGAACTGAACACATAATGTAAATGCCGCGTCCAAACCAATCATACCCATTCAAAAATAAGATCAAATCATCAGTTTAAGTTCACTAATGCTCTCCCCTCCCACCAAAGAAACGACATCTCAAGTCAAATTTAACATGATCTATTAAAGGGTTATTGAGAGGGACTAGGGTCTTACCCTGGTGGGGAAACACTTTGATTCATGGCGGGAATGTCGAGCTTGTGTGCGGAGGAAATGAAGAGGTCTGCATGGTTTATGGTTTAGAAAGCGGTGAATTCCTCGACGATTCGGTGGATTCTAAATTCATGCTAGTTTGAGCGATTTTCATAGaagtgattctcatagaagcgaaCTGAGAAGCAAAGCGTTTGACAGCCAGATGCCAATTTTGATAACCAGAATCCGAAACAAATAGTCCCAACAATGACTATTTTGGTGCCTTAAAGATGTTTAGGCATCAGGGATAAAGCCAAAAAGGGTTTGCAGGGGCCATGCCTCACTCCCTAATAAATCAACAACAGTTATCTGCTTAATATATAGTGTACTATCTATATTTATATTTGTGTTAATAAAAATATAGACGATAAATCCCACAAAATACATTAGAATAGAATACTCGAGTCCAAACTTGATTGCCTATTGTATTAAGACATCTCAATAAAGTTTGAGATTTCTTTAACTGCATACTTATATTTTATTATACTTTCATATGTAGAAATAACAGTTCAATATACATTAATACTTTAGCCATAATTTATCAAGCGGTAATAATATTGTTACATTAATTCACTTTTTTCTTGGATTGCACTACATATGCAGACATGAGTGGCGAATTTAGCCAAAAATATTGTTGAGATCACTAGGATTAGCTTCATCACAtaatacaacatattttaaaaaaTATCAGTGTTTTACTAAATGATTTATAAATTTTATCGGATCAACTAACCCAATAATAAAACCCTAGATTTGCCTATGCACACACACTTACCCTATAAACAAACACACATTATACCATACTATCAACCCTCGAAATATTATACCCATAGATTTTGAGATTCCTAGATAAACATCATTGCTTACCATGGTAAGACTGTCTCCAGTAGTTCCGGTAAAATACGAGACGTGTAACTGTAGATGATATTATTTGCATTGACACTATTTGCAGAGTGAAATTTGAAATAGGAGACGGGATAATGGATCTGCTGAAGATAGCCTAAGAACAATACGAGTAGTACTTGAACGGTATTGTTATTATCAAACAAATTTTCTCTAAATAATCATGATACTATCATGGCAAAAAAAAAGTGCACATAAGAAGCACATGTTTATATTGAATTTTCACGGGATGTGTGCATAATGTAGCTCCGTGACATACATTGTTTAATTACACTTGAAGATTGAACTAGGAGTAAATCCACACAAATAATAAATACAACGAATTTATTTTTCTCTTCCGTCCAAgtgaaaagagagggagaaaagaaTACAAACAACACTAATTACATCGTCTCAACTGACCAGAAGAAACAGTCTACTTAAAATCTGTACCacgaataaataaataaatcaattaTCTGAGATTAGTTATCTTGCTGGATTGTCTTGCTCTTGCATACATACACTCTGGCAGTCATGCATGGCTTCGTTTCCTTAGCACTTGGGCATGTTAGGAGGACGTGGCATCATTTGAGCGTTTGGGGTCTTGCCATTTTTCACGATGAACACAGTGTCCATGCCCCACACCGTGTGACGATCGAAGTGGCAATGCATAAACCACACACCTAATAAACAAGCAGCACAACGTGATGAGAAAAAAAAACATATACAATAAAACAACATTTATATACTGTagttaggggtggtaatggatcgtgatctaaatagttcttcacaaaatatcaaggccctaaataaattatagttcaaaaatgaataggaaTAGAGCCCGATTCTAATTcgattcgatccttaaatcttatagtgcaaaATTTATAGCCCATTGTCAGCCTTAACTGTAGTTCGATCGATCATTGTTGCCCAAATTTAGCAAGAGGGTACTCACCAGGATTTGCCGCGCGGAAACGCATCGCAGCCCAGCCGCCCGTGGGCACAGAGACGGTGTTCTGGTACGGCGGGTCGACCAGGTTGTACGTGGCCGGGTCCTTGTCCTTGTCGAAGTTACCGAACCCTCGGCCCACCACGTAGAAGCTGAAGCCGTGCAGGTGCATGGGGTGGCTCTCGGCGCCGAGGATGGCCGTGTCCTGGAACACCACCTCCACGACGGTGCCGTACTCCAGGACCTTCACCTTGGTGCCCCGCTTCGTGAGCCAGAACTCCTGTGGCGGGTTGGGTGCCGTGAAGTTGAAGAGGAAGGGCGGCTTGTTGGGGAAGTCCGGGTCGTACACGCCGCTGGTGGAGTGGTagtaggcgtcgaggatgtcggtcGTCGGGCTCACGAAGCTGACGTTGTTCAGGCTCGCCGCGAGGCGGTTGCCTCCGGGGCCGGCGCACGTCTGGTTGGCACCGCAGGGGAGCGTGTTGACGGAGATCGTCACGAGCATGTGCTCGTCAACCTCCATTGGCACGTCGATCGTGTGCTCCTCGGTGACCAGGGACCGTAGCTGCGCCGTGTACGCCGTTGCCGCGGCGGTGTCGTTGATGGCCGGCAGCTCGGGGAAGTCCGGTGGCCCCGCGGCGGGCGGCGCGTCCGTGTACTCCAGGATGGCCGtggtgtttttgtcgtcgaacgggAGTCCCGCGTTGGTGAAGAAGGGCCTCGCGGCCATGTAGTAGCGGCTGTTGGCCGAGCCGTTGGTGGCGCGGTTGGCCTCGAGCAGCATGTTCATGGTCTGTCCAGGGGAGATCATGATGTAGTCGACGGTGAACGGCTTGAGGTAGCGGCCGTCGGTGCCGACCACGGTGAGGCGGTGCCCGGCGACGGCGAAGAACATCTCGTTGGTGAGCCCCGCGTTGATGACTCGGAGCAGGTACGTCTTGCCGTGCTCCACGGACATCTTGAAGGTGTCCGCCTTGGAGCACGGGGCGAAGTCGCCGGGCTGGCCGTTGATGGTGTTGGCGTCCGAGACATCGACGTCGCCACCGGTCCGCTGGGACTCGAGGAGGATCTGCTCCACGTCCGCGTTCCACCACTCGCCGAGGATGATGGGCACCTCCCTGTGCGGCTTGGGGTAAGGGTAGACGGTGCCGCGCTTGGGGTGGATGACGATGGCGCCGTGCACGGTGGCGCGGTCGAAGTCGCTGTGCGCGTGCCACCACAGCGTGCCCTCCTCCTCGGTGAAGATGATCTTGTAGGTGAAGTTGGCGCCGGGCTGGATGGGGCACTGCGTGATGTACTCCGGGCCGTCGGACCACGGGTTGCGCGGCTGGTCCACGCCGTGCCAGTGGAGGGTGATGTTCTTGCTGCCCTGGTTGTACACATTGACGATGACCACGTCGTCCTTGCGCGCGTAGATGGTCGGCCCGGGGAACTGCCCGTTCACGGCCAGGATGGTCTTCTCGTGGCAGAGCCGGGTGACATTGGTCTCCTTTATCTGCAAGACATATATATCTCGTTCGTTATTTAATGAAATCAAGTATACGCATATATGCATGGTGCAGTAGTGTAGGCGTGTAGCACATAGCAGTGGGCATCAATTAACTAATTAAGGAGCTTGGATAACTAGCAAAGATGCTGGAATACAGCTATAGAGCTATATATAGGTCTCTACTTACAACGAAGTCGTAGTGAGTGTTCCTGGAGGCCTGGGCCGGGCTAGCTGCAACTCCAAAGGCTAACACCGCGCCTAGCAGTAACGGCCAGCTCAGCTGGCCTGCCGGCATCTTAGCTCTCTGACGTTGCATCTGACTAGCTCTCTCGATCAACGTCGCGCAAATGCTGATGATGATGCGTGCTCTGAGTTAGCAGCGAGCGAGGACGATGCAAACCAAGGCTGGCGCTTGCTATACTGCAATGCTGTGTGCTCCGTATGCGTCGTTGCTCTGGGATATCTGGATCGAGTGGAGGATGCCGCTGCTGGTATCCAATTTATAGAACGAGAGCTGCCAACGACGACGACGAGGGAATGCATAGGCACGCTCCGCTCGTCTTGCCGGGCCCCGCCAAAAGTCAGTACCTAATCTGCATCCACCGGTCCGGTCGATATAGAACTTCGAATAATGATTGTCTATTGTCTTG is a genomic window of Zea mays cultivar B73 chromosome 5, Zm-B73-REFERENCE-NAM-5.0, whole genome shotgun sequence containing:
- the LOC103627746 gene encoding putative laccase-9, whose product is MQRQRAKMPAGQLSWPLLLGAVLAFGVAASPAQASRNTHYDFVIKETNVTRLCHEKTILAVNGQFPGPTIYARKDDVVIVNVYNQGSKNITLHWHGVDQPRNPWSDGPEYITQCPIQPGANFTYKIIFTEEEGTLWWHAHSDFDRATVHGAIVIHPKRGTVYPYPKPHREVPIILGEWWNADVEQILLESQRTGGDVDVSDANTINGQPGDFAPCSKADTFKMSVEHGKTYLLRVINAGLTNEMFFAVAGHRLTVVGTDGRYLKPFTVDYIMISPGQTMNMLLEANRATNGSANSRYYMAARPFFTNAGLPFDDKNTTAILEYTDAPPAAGPPDFPELPAINDTAAATAYTAQLRSLVTEEHTIDVPMEVDEHMLVTISVNTLPCGANQTCAGPGGNRLAASLNNVSFVSPTTDILDAYYHSTSGVYDPDFPNKPPFLFNFTAPNPPQEFWLTKRGTKVKVLEYGTVVEVVFQDTAILGAESHPMHLHGFSFYVVGRGFGNFDKDKDPATYNLVDPPYQNTVSVPTGGWAAMRFRAANPGVWFMHCHFDRHTVWGMDTVFIVKNGKTPNAQMMPRPPNMPKC